Proteins encoded in a region of the Enterococcus gilvus ATCC BAA-350 genome:
- the pheT gene encoding phenylalanine--tRNA ligase subunit beta, whose protein sequence is MLVSYKWLNEYVDVKDVAPKELADRLSLTGIEVEGLESPEEGLKKIVVGDVKECIPHPDSDHLSVCQVDIGEDELSQIVCGAPNIKAGVKVIVALPGSRIAGNVKIKKGKMRGQVSNGMICSLQEVGYSDSMIPKEYAEGIYYLPSDAIAGEPVFSYLEMDDTIIDLSITPNRADALSIRGVAHEVAAICDKKVNFPAVELKEASEKASDRIKVSVTDTKDAPHYEIRIIEDVKIGPSPQWLQNRLMNEGIRPISNVVDVTNYILLLFGQPLHAFDYDKLGSKEIKVRRAKENEPLTTLDGVERTLNSENIVITNGDIPVALAGVMGGLDSEISDETTTVALEMAMFDHTLVRRTSQSYNLRSEASMRFEKGINQGEISLAGEVAAAMIAELAGGKVLQGAVKGSEVHPENVEVSTTLEKVNRFLGTELTQDQVTTIFHLLGFDSNVQNGVTTVSVPPRRWDITIEADLMEEIARIYGYNNLPSTLPEGQTVAGFLTGAQKATRKVRSLLEGAGLTEAISYALTTEEKAQQFLLKESKVTRVAWPMSEERSTMRLNLISGMLEDLAYNVARKNNDVAFYEIGHVFYQNNDPKKDLPIEENHVAIAVTGNVTNKNWSGNAESYDYYAVKGQVEELIEGLGLTKEISYKSIQMTEMHPGQTAGIFLGETLIGFVGQVHPKMASNYELKSAYVAELNLEALIETEKAPLVLEAVSKYPAVSRDIAMLVEETNTNAEIAEVIKAAAGKFLTKLQVFDVYQGANIEAGKKSMAYNLTFVDPQATLTDEEINRIMNKVTKKLEEKLQAVIR, encoded by the coding sequence ATGTTAGTGTCATATAAATGGTTAAATGAATATGTCGATGTGAAAGATGTCGCACCGAAAGAGTTAGCTGATCGTCTTTCATTGACAGGAATTGAAGTAGAAGGTTTAGAATCACCTGAAGAAGGTCTGAAAAAGATTGTTGTCGGTGATGTCAAAGAATGCATTCCACATCCTGATTCGGATCATCTTTCTGTCTGCCAAGTGGATATCGGTGAAGACGAGTTGTCTCAAATCGTCTGTGGCGCACCAAATATTAAAGCGGGTGTTAAAGTGATTGTTGCATTGCCAGGATCTCGTATCGCTGGAAATGTGAAAATCAAAAAAGGAAAAATGCGCGGCCAAGTTTCTAATGGGATGATTTGTTCTTTACAAGAAGTAGGATATAGCGATTCCATGATTCCTAAAGAATATGCGGAAGGTATTTATTATTTACCATCTGATGCAATCGCAGGGGAACCTGTTTTTTCATACTTGGAGATGGATGATACAATTATCGACTTGTCAATCACACCTAATCGCGCAGATGCTTTGAGCATTCGCGGCGTTGCACATGAAGTAGCGGCTATTTGCGATAAAAAAGTGAACTTTCCCGCTGTAGAATTAAAAGAAGCATCTGAAAAAGCAAGTGATCGAATCAAAGTTTCAGTGACTGACACAAAAGACGCGCCGCACTATGAAATCCGCATTATTGAGGATGTAAAAATTGGTCCAAGTCCACAATGGCTGCAAAATCGTTTGATGAACGAAGGCATTCGCCCGATTAGTAATGTGGTGGATGTAACGAATTATATCTTACTGTTGTTTGGTCAACCATTGCATGCGTTTGATTATGACAAATTAGGCAGCAAAGAAATTAAGGTTCGTCGCGCAAAAGAAAATGAACCATTAACTACGTTAGACGGCGTAGAACGGACGTTGAATTCAGAAAACATTGTCATCACGAACGGAGATATTCCTGTCGCATTAGCTGGTGTCATGGGAGGGTTGGATTCAGAAATTTCTGATGAAACCACTACTGTTGCGTTGGAAATGGCAATGTTTGATCATACATTAGTTCGTCGCACCTCACAAAGCTATAATCTTCGAAGTGAAGCTTCGATGCGTTTTGAAAAAGGGATCAATCAAGGAGAAATCAGTTTAGCTGGCGAAGTAGCGGCAGCAATGATCGCGGAATTAGCAGGAGGAAAAGTACTTCAAGGTGCAGTCAAAGGCAGTGAAGTTCATCCTGAAAACGTTGAGGTAAGCACGACACTTGAGAAAGTCAATCGCTTCTTAGGGACAGAGTTGACTCAAGATCAAGTCACGACTATTTTCCATTTACTTGGTTTCGATTCAAACGTACAAAACGGCGTTACAACGGTCAGTGTTCCTCCGCGTCGTTGGGACATTACGATTGAAGCAGATTTAATGGAAGAAATCGCACGTATCTACGGGTATAATAATTTGCCTTCGACATTACCAGAAGGGCAAACTGTTGCTGGCTTTTTAACTGGCGCTCAAAAAGCTACGAGAAAAGTAAGAAGTCTCTTAGAAGGTGCTGGATTAACTGAAGCTATTAGTTATGCACTGACTACGGAAGAGAAAGCCCAACAATTCTTGTTGAAGGAAAGCAAAGTAACGCGTGTAGCGTGGCCAATGAGTGAAGAACGTTCTACTATGCGGCTAAATTTAATCAGTGGAATGCTGGAAGATTTAGCTTACAATGTAGCTCGTAAGAATAATGATGTAGCTTTTTATGAGATTGGGCATGTTTTCTATCAAAATAATGATCCTAAAAAAGATCTACCGATTGAAGAAAACCATGTTGCAATTGCTGTAACAGGGAATGTAACTAATAAAAATTGGTCAGGAAACGCAGAGTCGTATGATTATTATGCGGTGAAGGGGCAAGTAGAAGAATTAATTGAAGGATTAGGACTTACAAAAGAAATTTCATATAAGTCTATTCAAATGACTGAAATGCATCCCGGTCAAACGGCGGGTATCTTTTTAGGGGAAACGTTGATTGGGTTTGTCGGTCAAGTGCATCCTAAAATGGCCTCAAATTATGAATTAAAATCGGCATATGTAGCTGAACTAAATCTGGAAGCTTTGATAGAAACTGAGAAAGCTCCTTTAGTCTTGGAAGCAGTATCTAAATACCCGGCTGTGAGTCGAGATATCGCAATGCTAGTAGAAGAAACAAATACAAATGCAGAGATTGCTGAAGTAATTAAAGCTGCTGCAGGAAAATTCTTAACAAAATTACAAGTATTCGACGTGTATCAAGGCGCAAATATCGAGGCGGGTAAAAAATCTATGGCCTACAATTTAACATTTGTAGATCCTCAAGCAACGTTAACTGACGAAGAAATCAACCGTATCATGAATAAAGTAACGAAGAAGCTAGAAGAAAAATTACAAGCCGTTATTCGCTAA
- a CDS encoding winged helix-turn-helix transcriptional regulator — protein sequence MEQVEVMDFSLCPKFEKGFQILGKKWNGLIIDVLLEGGPQRFVDIAAMIPDVSDRVLTERLKELEAEGIVGRVISCGSQKRMDYCLTKKGEALKTVMKEIHQWGDTWITDSECS from the coding sequence ATGGAACAAGTAGAAGTAATGGACTTTTCACTCTGTCCAAAATTTGAGAAAGGTTTTCAAATTTTAGGCAAAAAATGGAACGGTTTGATTATTGATGTATTGTTAGAAGGTGGACCTCAAAGATTTGTCGATATTGCTGCGATGATTCCAGACGTCAGTGATCGTGTATTGACTGAGCGGTTAAAAGAGTTAGAAGCAGAAGGTATCGTAGGTCGAGTGATCTCCTGTGGAAGTCAAAAACGAATGGATTATTGTCTGACGAAAAAAGGCGAAGCTTTAAAAACAGTGATGAAGGAAATTCATCAGTGGGGCGATACATGGATTACAGACTCAGAATGTAGTTGA
- the addA gene encoding helicase-exonuclease AddAB subunit AddA, with protein sequence MTTNFPIPPKAPNEMYTDSQWQAIYDQGTNLLVSASAGSGKTAVLVRRVIEKIKRQQLSLDQLLVVTFTEAAASEMKERIQTALQEAINEETDQALKNHFTRQLTLLPMANISTLHSFCSKVIQRFFYLIDLDPSYRMLTDDTETILLKEDVWDELRETFYEENQEIFYRLTENFSNDRSDSGLEDLILSMYEFARANPNPFEWLEGLVDNYRVESLVDSDLFKNVICPQVLETLKEIEQTYQWMITASQGTEDLLKIHELAEKEWAITKRIAQLVTEGHLDEAFTTFEMMKFTAYPSPRKKEVKELYGDVIAECKNYRDQAKQGLTKIKEMYFSVSPEEQVARLLEALPIVEELVRVEKLFIDEYSAKKREKGMLDFNDLEHFTLQILQAEVDGNKPAELYYQKRFAEVLVDEYQDINQLQETILRCLSSDFPGNLFMVGDVKQSIYGFRLADPTLFIEKYHDFAEENGGRRIILAENFRSRKEVLDFTNLIFTQLMDQKVGQIEYDKQAELINGFSAFPETDTFSPEVLIYQKNGDVPEWIEDKSMGEIFMTASKIRQLIDGKFEIYDKKLKAMRPVRYEDIVMLTPTRSNNLTILEVFKQLGIPLAINDTQNYFQSTELRVMISLLQIIDNPYQDIPLAAVLRSPIVGLQEEELAQIRLVLPQKEYYQAVKKYIEDNEDSVAEKLELFISQLNDWREYARREALADLLVKIYNETAYLDYVLGMPAGQQRHANLLALIERAKDYERSSFRGLYQFIRFIEKMQEKDKDLGEPPTEELQDAVRVMTIHGSKGLEFPIVFLMDMSKSFNVQDTRKNYVFDERLGLGVKLLTPDVRIRKDTLLFQTVKQKNLNKLLSEEMRKLYVALTRAEQKLFLVGSYDDEEAAFKEWRKGALNDTLVLDAGLRSGQKSNFLEWVGLTLFRHPIMEQYQKEYAVTHPVALKQHPAVFKIDFIDPQKIAEEVQSYLPEIKTLDIPQGAINVQPIKTKLIYEYPYPEATRTTSYQSVSELKRLYDDPDNREPLDLTTKTAPTQYRFTETELGEPKFLGTKREVSAAEIGTATHLIMQLLPVHKAPESDTIRELIDELVSRQTLTHEIAERISVESIQNFFESEIGQFVIQHASRLHREEPFAMLLPADQLFQDYQNQDEILIHGIIDGYLEFEDKLILYDLKTDYYTPEREGQLLTRYRGQLNLYKEALEKAKKKPVKAAYLIFLQGDKAIDLLKTP encoded by the coding sequence ATGACAACTAATTTTCCTATCCCTCCAAAGGCGCCAAACGAAATGTACACCGATTCTCAGTGGCAGGCGATTTACGACCAAGGAACCAACTTGTTAGTATCCGCCTCTGCTGGATCTGGAAAAACTGCTGTGCTGGTCCGTCGCGTGATCGAGAAAATCAAACGACAACAATTATCATTAGACCAGCTTTTAGTTGTGACATTTACTGAAGCAGCGGCCAGTGAAATGAAGGAGCGTATCCAAACTGCGCTGCAAGAAGCAATCAACGAGGAAACGGATCAAGCTTTAAAGAATCATTTTACCCGGCAATTAACGTTACTGCCGATGGCGAATATTTCAACGCTGCATTCATTTTGTTCTAAAGTAATTCAGCGTTTCTTCTATCTAATTGATCTAGATCCGAGTTACCGAATGCTGACAGACGATACAGAAACGATCTTACTAAAAGAGGATGTGTGGGATGAGCTGCGGGAAACGTTTTACGAAGAAAATCAGGAAATCTTTTATCGTTTAACTGAAAATTTTTCAAATGATCGAAGTGATAGCGGATTAGAGGATTTGATTCTTTCCATGTACGAATTTGCCCGGGCAAATCCCAATCCTTTTGAATGGTTGGAAGGGTTAGTAGATAATTACCGAGTGGAAAGTCTCGTTGATTCCGATTTATTTAAGAATGTTATTTGTCCGCAAGTCTTAGAGACTCTAAAAGAGATAGAACAAACGTATCAATGGATGATCACTGCTAGTCAGGGAACCGAAGACCTATTAAAAATCCATGAACTTGCAGAAAAAGAATGGGCGATAACTAAACGCATTGCGCAGCTAGTGACAGAAGGCCATCTGGATGAGGCATTCACTACATTTGAGATGATGAAATTTACTGCATACCCTTCTCCAAGAAAAAAAGAGGTGAAGGAGCTTTATGGAGATGTCATAGCCGAATGTAAAAACTATCGTGACCAAGCAAAGCAAGGTTTGACAAAAATCAAAGAGATGTATTTTTCCGTTTCACCTGAAGAACAGGTAGCACGTCTTTTAGAAGCCCTGCCGATTGTTGAAGAATTGGTTCGAGTGGAAAAACTTTTTATTGATGAGTATTCAGCTAAAAAACGTGAAAAAGGAATGTTGGATTTCAACGATCTTGAACATTTTACCTTACAAATCTTGCAGGCAGAAGTCGATGGAAACAAACCAGCAGAGCTATATTATCAGAAACGGTTTGCTGAAGTCCTGGTTGATGAATATCAAGATATTAATCAATTACAAGAAACAATCTTGCGTTGCTTAAGTTCGGATTTCCCAGGAAATCTTTTCATGGTGGGCGATGTGAAGCAATCCATCTATGGGTTTCGTTTAGCTGATCCGACATTATTCATCGAAAAGTATCATGATTTTGCTGAGGAAAACGGTGGACGCAGAATTATATTAGCAGAAAATTTTCGTTCCCGAAAAGAAGTCCTTGATTTTACGAACTTAATCTTCACGCAGCTGATGGACCAAAAAGTCGGTCAAATAGAATACGATAAACAGGCGGAATTGATTAATGGATTTTCTGCATTTCCAGAAACGGATACTTTTTCACCAGAAGTATTGATCTATCAAAAAAATGGGGATGTGCCAGAATGGATAGAAGATAAATCCATGGGTGAGATTTTTATGACAGCATCTAAGATTCGACAACTAATCGACGGAAAATTTGAAATTTACGATAAGAAATTAAAGGCGATGCGGCCTGTCCGTTATGAGGACATCGTCATGTTAACACCAACGAGAAGTAATAATTTAACAATCTTAGAAGTATTTAAGCAGTTAGGGATTCCGTTAGCAATCAACGACACTCAAAATTATTTTCAATCGACGGAATTAAGAGTGATGATTTCTTTACTACAAATTATTGACAATCCCTATCAGGATATACCTTTAGCCGCCGTATTACGATCGCCGATTGTTGGACTTCAAGAGGAGGAGTTAGCACAGATTCGACTAGTTCTTCCGCAAAAAGAGTACTATCAAGCAGTAAAGAAATATATAGAAGACAATGAGGATTCTGTAGCTGAGAAACTTGAACTATTTATTTCGCAATTAAATGATTGGCGGGAATATGCTCGACGTGAAGCATTAGCGGATTTGCTAGTAAAAATTTACAATGAAACAGCCTATTTGGATTATGTTTTAGGAATGCCCGCTGGTCAGCAACGACACGCCAATTTATTAGCACTGATTGAGCGAGCAAAAGATTATGAACGAAGCAGCTTCCGCGGATTGTATCAATTTATCCGATTTATTGAGAAGATGCAGGAGAAAGATAAAGACCTCGGTGAACCGCCGACTGAAGAGCTTCAAGACGCGGTAAGGGTGATGACGATCCACGGAAGTAAAGGGTTGGAGTTCCCGATTGTATTCCTAATGGATATGAGTAAAAGCTTCAATGTGCAAGATACTCGTAAAAATTATGTTTTCGATGAACGATTGGGTTTGGGTGTAAAATTACTAACGCCAGATGTGAGAATTAGGAAGGATACATTGCTTTTCCAAACAGTTAAGCAAAAGAACTTGAATAAATTATTGTCAGAAGAAATGAGAAAGCTTTATGTTGCTCTTACGCGTGCGGAACAAAAATTATTTTTAGTAGGTTCTTATGACGATGAAGAAGCAGCGTTTAAGGAATGGCGCAAAGGCGCATTGAACGACACGCTCGTTTTAGATGCCGGACTTAGAAGCGGTCAAAAAAGCAATTTCTTGGAATGGGTAGGACTCACATTATTCAGGCATCCTATCATGGAGCAGTATCAAAAAGAGTATGCAGTAACGCATCCAGTTGCTCTGAAACAACATCCAGCGGTCTTTAAAATAGATTTTATAGATCCGCAAAAAATCGCCGAAGAGGTTCAAAGTTATCTTCCTGAAATTAAAACACTGGATATCCCGCAAGGCGCCATTAATGTTCAGCCTATAAAGACAAAGCTTATTTATGAATATCCTTACCCCGAGGCAACTCGAACGACAAGTTATCAATCTGTTTCTGAACTGAAACGTTTATATGATGACCCTGATAATCGAGAGCCTTTGGATTTGACCACGAAAACTGCGCCTACACAGTACCGATTTACTGAAACAGAGCTAGGCGAACCAAAATTTTTAGGAACTAAAAGAGAAGTCTCTGCTGCTGAAATTGGAACAGCGACGCATTTAATTATGCAGCTATTACCTGTTCATAAAGCTCCCGAAAGTGATACAATTCGTGAGTTGATTGATGAATTAGTTTCTCGTCAGACGCTGACACATGAAATTGCCGAAAGAATTTCAGTTGAAAGTATCCAAAATTTCTTTGAATCAGAGATCGGGCAATTTGTGATTCAGCATGCCAGTCGGCTACATCGTGAGGAACCCTTTGCGATGCTGCTGCCTGCAGATCAATTGTTTCAAGACTATCAAAATCAAGACGAGATTTTGATCCACGGGATTATTGATGGGTATTTAGAGTTTGAGGATAAATTGATTCTATATGATTTAAAAACAGACTACTATACGCCAGAAAGAGAAGGACAATTGCTCACTCGCTATCGCGGACAGCTAAATTTATACAAAGAAGCCCTTGAAAAAGCAAAGAAAAAACCTGTCAAAGCAGCATACCTTATTTTCTTACAAGGAGACAAAGCAATTGATTTGTTAAAAACTCCTTAG
- the pheS gene encoding phenylalanine--tRNA ligase subunit alpha — MSLQEQLEKLKSQTLEKINAAEELSNVETIRVETLGKKGPITEVLRGMRDLSAEERPKVGAFANEIRDLLTKAVEERKAILTERALEKQLAAESLDVTLPGKKVSYGTRHVLTQIMEEIEDTFVGMGYQVVEGTEIESDHYNFERMNLPKDHPARDMQDTFYISDDVLLRTHTSPVQARTMEKHDFSKGALRMISPGKVFRRDTDDATHSHQFHQIEGLVVDKGITMGDLKGTLEVLLKELFGADRKIRLRPSYFPFTEPSVEVDVSCFKCGGKGCNVCKYTGWIEILGAGMVHPDVLEMSGIDSKEYSGFAFGLGPDRIAMLRYGVNDIRNFYLNDVRFLEQFKGE, encoded by the coding sequence ATGAGTTTACAAGAGCAATTAGAAAAACTAAAAAGCCAAACGTTAGAAAAAATCAATGCCGCTGAAGAACTTTCCAATGTGGAAACGATTCGTGTTGAAACGTTAGGAAAAAAAGGACCGATTACGGAAGTATTAAGAGGGATGCGTGATCTTTCAGCCGAAGAGCGGCCGAAAGTCGGTGCCTTCGCTAATGAAATACGAGACCTTTTGACGAAAGCCGTTGAGGAAAGAAAAGCGATTTTGACGGAGCGTGCACTAGAGAAGCAATTAGCAGCAGAATCTTTAGACGTAACCTTACCAGGTAAAAAAGTTTCTTATGGAACGCGCCACGTATTAACTCAAATTATGGAAGAAATCGAAGATACATTTGTCGGCATGGGGTACCAGGTAGTTGAAGGAACAGAAATAGAATCTGATCATTATAACTTTGAACGTATGAATTTGCCTAAAGATCACCCTGCTCGTGATATGCAAGATACCTTTTATATTTCTGATGATGTGTTGCTACGCACCCATACTTCGCCTGTTCAAGCTCGCACGATGGAAAAACACGATTTCTCTAAAGGTGCGCTTCGCATGATCTCGCCAGGAAAAGTTTTCCGTCGCGATACAGACGACGCGACCCATAGCCACCAGTTCCATCAAATCGAAGGATTAGTGGTTGATAAAGGGATTACGATGGGTGACCTGAAAGGAACCTTGGAAGTATTGTTAAAAGAATTATTTGGTGCAGATCGAAAAATTCGTTTACGGCCAAGTTACTTTCCATTTACTGAGCCTTCTGTTGAAGTGGACGTCAGCTGCTTTAAATGCGGAGGAAAAGGATGTAACGTCTGCAAATATACTGGCTGGATTGAAATTCTAGGTGCCGGCATGGTTCATCCCGATGTATTAGAAATGTCAGGGATAGATTCAAAAGAATATTCTGGCTTTGCATTCGGGTTAGGTCCAGATCGAATTGCCATGTTGCGTTATGGAGTCAATGATATTCGAAATTTCTATTTAAACGATGTTCGTTTCTTGGAACAATTCAAGGGGGAGTAA
- a CDS encoding DUF1667 domain-containing protein has product MKNFICIMCPKGCHLTVDESNDYQVSGHSCNKGVKYGKAEATHPVRVVTSTVAVYDGHTRLCSVKTADGIPKNAVLTAMKEINNVQLKAPVQIGDIAIENLLGTGVDVIVTSEVQAS; this is encoded by the coding sequence ATGAAGAATTTTATTTGCATTATGTGTCCAAAAGGTTGCCATTTAACGGTGGATGAATCCAACGATTATCAAGTTAGCGGCCATAGTTGCAATAAAGGCGTAAAGTATGGAAAAGCTGAAGCCACTCATCCTGTACGTGTGGTAACTTCCACTGTTGCTGTATATGACGGACACACTCGTCTCTGTTCTGTAAAAACGGCGGATGGGATACCAAAAAATGCTGTATTAACGGCGATGAAAGAAATAAACAACGTTCAATTAAAAGCCCCCGTTCAAATTGGTGACATTGCAATTGAGAACCTTTTAGGCACCGGTGTTGATGTCATTGTAACGAGTGAAGTACAAGCAAGCTAA